ACTGTAGGCTCCTGTATCTGAAAGTCTTTTTTCATTCTTACGTATTCCATCCTACTGTCCTCCTGCAAAGATTTTCCTGGGCTGGAACCACTTTTTTTCCTCTCTGAATTGGTACAGGCCTATAAATTTTTCCCTGCTGTCGTACACCCGGACCATACCGCAAAAAGGCTCAGAAGATGTACAGGCAGGGGAAAACGGATTTCCGTTGTGCACCAGCTTATCAAATTCCGGCTTCATTTTTACAGCAGGATACTGTCCCAGCACAACGTCCACAGGAATAATTTTTTCCTCCAAACCGCCTGAGTCTCTCAGATTCTCAATTTCCTCCAGCTTCAGACTTTCTTCCAGATTAAAACCTCCTGTATTTGTTCTCAGCAGCTGCTCCATACATCCGCCGCAGCCCAGCTGCCTCCCTATATCGTGACATAAGGTTCTAATATAAGTTCCCTTTGAACAGCGGACTGTCATAATTACTCTGGGCAGCTGAATACTGTGAATTTCTATAGAAAGGATTTCCACAGGCCGGGCCTTCCTCTCCACAGTTTTCCCCGCCCTTGCCAAGTCGCACAGCTTCTGCCCGTTCACTTTTAAGGCTGAATACATGGGAGGAATCTGGTGGTAGGGACCTACAAATGACATTACTGCCTCCCTCACCTTTTCCTCGCCTACAGTTACCTCGCCTGAGGAAAGAACCGCCCCGCCTGCATCCTGGGTATCTGTTTCAATCCCTAAAAGCAAAACGGCGCGGTATGTTTTTTCCTTATCTGTTAAAAGCTCACACAGCTTTGTTCCCTGTCCCAGGCACACAGGAAGAACCCCTTCTGCGTCTGGGTCCAGGGTTCCTGTATGGCCTATTTTTTTCTGTCTCAGAATTCCTCTCAGCTTTGCCACTACGTCGTGGGAGGTAAATCCTTTTTCTTTATATACATTAATTACTCCGTCGTACATCCTGTTTTCCTCTATGCCAGCTGCTTTTCAATATGTTCAGCAAGATTGTTGATTACGTCGTGAATGCGGCCGCTCATATTACAGCCTGCAGCCCGTATATGACCGCCGCCGCCAAAAAATGAGGCGATTTTGCTTACATCCACTATATTGTTAGATCTCATGCTTACCTTAAATTCCTGGAAGGAGGTTTCGTACATGAAAATAGCGCACTCCACTCCGTCAGTAATTCTCAGCTGATCTACAATACCGTCCATATCCTTGCTGCTTACGCCGTAAAACTCCATATCTTTCTGGCGGACAACGCTGAAAATACATTTTCCATCCATAAATGTAACGCTTTCTAATAAAGCCCTGCCTAAAATCTGATTTTGCACATATGTTTTCTTGTAAAAGCTGTCAGAAATAATTTTGGAAAATGGGATT
The window above is part of the Lachnoclostridium edouardi genome. Proteins encoded here:
- the truB gene encoding tRNA pseudouridine(55) synthase TruB, which gives rise to MYDGVINVYKEKGFTSHDVVAKLRGILRQKKIGHTGTLDPDAEGVLPVCLGQGTKLCELLTDKEKTYRAVLLLGIETDTQDAGGAVLSSGEVTVGEEKVREAVMSFVGPYHQIPPMYSALKVNGQKLCDLARAGKTVERKARPVEILSIEIHSIQLPRVIMTVRCSKGTYIRTLCHDIGRQLGCGGCMEQLLRTNTGGFNLEESLKLEEIENLRDSGGLEEKIIPVDVVLGQYPAVKMKPEFDKLVHNGNPFSPACTSSEPFCGMVRVYDSREKFIGLYQFREEKKWFQPRKIFAGGQ